A single region of the Syngnathus acus chromosome 6, fSynAcu1.2, whole genome shotgun sequence genome encodes:
- the fgd4a gene encoding FYVE, RhoGEF and PH domain-containing protein 4a isoform X3, whose translation MDGFSRVAFRRKPQSLDIEDAESNDNVACFQSKCADEEACVPVKIEPSTERNDDVVCFQSKCADEEACVTVKSEPSTAADSSPSCPHSSKSSVHVCLTRASSEGSERSRAGVNGRSSGKRPLSQTKPPVPPKPAYLQSPVTELSSSLAHNQKPQFRPGMEEGGGGGRRGATNRERVRVKHSKVSDLISQFEENSNTVNKRDSSSFKQTNKSANCSPAAHRNSHKLTEAAKIEENHSTLEVASLSSQVQDAHIPAANGVLEQMEQDKEEEKKPCNGEIVQIDSAELIDGDMGRTNRRDEDSNSRTDRTGSVSSHENEESGTEAKQEHAKEEASTEQKETNEQKLFKIASELLHTEKAYVTRLDLLDQEFCAKLMEEANKGTFPVDVVKNIFSNISSINTFHSQFLLPDLEKRMGEWESTPRIGDILQKLTPFLKMYAEYVKNFDKAMELLKQWSDRSPQFKSIIQEIQSQEACGSLTLQHHMLEPVQRVPRYEMLLKDYLKKLPQDDPDRRDAEKSLEIIATAATHSNSAIRKSENLKKLMEIYEMLGEEEDIVHASNEFIKEGHILKLAARNTSAMERYLFLFNNMLLYCVPKFSLGGPKYTVRTRIGIDGMKVLETTNEDYPHTFQVSGKERTLELQASSEQDKAGWIKAFQETIEVFQQKNESFKTASKDVEEVSNAELGKRAPRWIRDNEVTMCMKCKENFNALTRRRHHCRACGYVVCWKCSDNKVPLEYDGNKVNKVCRDCYSILTGETIAEGKKKGILEIEAAQFTGSSIMCGFLQYCEKNKPWQKVWCVIPEKECLVLYLYGAPQDVKAQSTIPLLGYSVDDNSRPAEPQASFRLSQSKSVHSFAAESEELKQRWLKVIRVAVTGEVPERPHANGSNMADGAAQEAASDSS comes from the exons ATGGATGGCTTTAGTAGAGTCGCTTTTCGCAGGAAGCCACAAAGTCTGGATATTGAAGACGCAG AGAGCAACGATAACGTGGCGTGTTTCCAGTCCAAGTGTGCCGATGAAGAAGCCTGTGTGCCTGTGAAAATTGAGCCCTCCACAG AGAGGAACGATGATGTGGTGTGCTTCCAGTCCAAGTGTGCTGATGAAGAAGCCTGTGTGACTGTGAAAAGTGAGCCCTCCACAG CTGCAGATAGTAGTCCGTCATGCCCGCACAGTAGTAAATCcagcgtgcatgtgtgtctgaCTCGAGCAAGCAGTGAGGGCAGCGAGAGAAGCCGGGCCGGCGTCAATGGAAGGAGTTCTGGCAAGAGGCCGCTGTCACAGACCAAACCGCCAG TGCCTCCCAAGCCAGCATACCTTCAGAGCCCGGTGACAGAGCTCTCATCCTCACTGGCTCACAACCAGAAACCCCAATTTAGACCGGggatggaggagggaggaggtggaggaagaAGGGGGGCGACAAACCGGGAGAGAGTGAGAGTCAAACACTCCAAAGTATCAGACCTCATCAGCCAATTTGAGGAGAACAG CAACACGGTCAACAAGAGGGACAGCTCGTCTTTCAAACAGACCAACAAGTCAGCCAACTGCAGCCCCGCCGCACACCGGAACTCCCACAAGTTGACGGAAGCGGCCAAGATTGAGGAGAACCACTCCACATTAGAAGTGGCCTCTTTGTCATCCCAAGTGCAGGATGCTCATATACCCGCAGCTAACGGGGTGCTAGAGCAGATGGAGCaggacaaggaggaggagaaaaagccATGCAATGGTGAAATAGTGCAAATAGACAGTGCAGAGCTCATTGATGGAGATATGGGACGCACAAACAGGAGGGACGAGGACTCGAATTCACGCACGGACAGGACTGGTTCGGTTAGTTCCCATGAGAATGAGGAGAGTGGAACTGAAGCCAAACAGGAACATGCAAAAGAAGAGGCGAGCACAGAGCAGAAG GAGACAAATGAGCAGAAACTGTTTAAGATTGCCAGTGAGCTCTTGCACACAGAGAAGGCCTACGTTACGAGACTCGACTTGCTGGATCAG GAATTTTGTGCCAAGCTCATGGAGGAGGCAAATAAAGGAACATTCCCTGTGGATGTAGTGAAAAACATCTTCTCCAACATCTCCTCCATCAATACTTTTCATAGTCAGTTTTTGCTTCCTGACTTAGAGAAACGGATGGGAGAATG GGAGTCCACCCCTCGCATTGGAGATATCCTGCAGAAGCTCACACCCTTCCTCAAAATGTATGCGGAATACGTGAAGAACTTTGACAAGGCCATGGAGCTGCTGAAACAGTGGAGTGACCGATCTCCGCAGTTTAAGTCCATCATTCAGGAGATACAG AGTCAAGAGGCTTGTGGCAGCCTTACACTTCAGCATCACATGTTGGAGCCTGTCCAGAGAGTGCCTCGATACGAGATGCTCCTCAAAGACTACCTGAAGAAACTTCCTCAGGACGACCCTGACAGACGGGATGCAGAAa AATCCTTAGAAATCATCGCCACAGCAGCAACTCACTCCAACAGTGCCATTCGGAAATCT gaaaatctgaagaaattgaTGGAAATTTACGAGATGCtcggggaggaggaggacattGTTCATGCCTCTAACGAGTTCATCAAAGAAGGTCACATACTGAAGCTGGCAGCCAGGAACACTTCAGCCATGGAGAGATATCTCTTCCTG ttcAACAACATGCTACTGTATTGCGTACCCAAATTCAGCCTGGGAGGACCCAAGTACACGGTTAGGACGCGGATCGGCATCGATGGGATGAAAGTTCTGGAAACCACCAATGAGGACTACCCTCACACCTTCCAGGTTTCAGGGAAGGAAAGGACTTTAGAGCTACAAGCCAG ctCAGAGCAGGACAAGGCGGGCTGGATCAAG GCATTCCAAGAGACTATTGAGGTCTTCCAGCAAAAAAACGAGTCGTTCAAGACTGCATCCAAGGATGTGGAGGAGGTTTCG AATGCTGAGCTGGGGAAGCGTGCTCCTCGCTGGATACGAGACAATGAAGTGACAATGTGCATGAAATGTAAAGAAAATTTTAATGCCCTTACACGGCGGAGACATCACTGCAGAGCTTGTGGCTAT GTGGTGTGCTGGAAATGCTCCGACAACAAGGTGCCGCTGGAGTACGATGGCAACAAAGTGAACAAAGTGTGCAGGGACTGTTATTCCATCCTAACAGGAGAAACAATTGCGGAGGGCAAGAAGAAAGGCATCCTGGAG attgagGCAGCTCAGTTCACAGGCAGCAGCATCATGTGTGGCTTCTTGCAGTACTGTGAGAAGAACAAACCTTGGCAGAAGGTGTGGTGTGTTATACCTGAGAAGGAGTGTCTGGTGCTCTACCTCTACGGAGCTCCTCAG GACGTGAAGGCCCAGAGCACGATCCCGCTGCTCGGCTATTCGGTGGACGACAACAGCCGCCCCGCAGAGCCCCAGGCCAGCTTCCGCCTCTCCCAGTCCAAGTCCGTCCACAGTTTTGCCGCTGAGAGCGAGGAGCTCAAGCAGCGCTGGCTCAAAGTGATCCGCGTGGCCGTGACGGGCGAAGTGCCCGAGCGCCCTCACGCCAATGGCAGCAACATGGCGGACGGCGCCGCGCAGGAAGCGGCCTCGGACAGCTCGTAA
- the fgd4a gene encoding FYVE, RhoGEF and PH domain-containing protein 4a isoform X1, whose translation MECVLEPNPIYTIKARALCTVMLFSLVLQPLWTTWGANIGDFNWSGTIAEESNDNVACFQSKCADEEACVPVKIEPSTERNDDVVCFQSKCADEEACVTVKSEPSTAADSSPSCPHSSKSSVHVCLTRASSEGSERSRAGVNGRSSGKRPLSQTKPPVPPKPAYLQSPVTELSSSLAHNQKPQFRPGMEEGGGGGRRGATNRERVRVKHSKVSDLISQFEENSNTVNKRDSSSFKQTNKSANCSPAAHRNSHKLTEAAKIEENHSTLEVASLSSQVQDAHIPAANGVLEQMEQDKEEEKKPCNGEIVQIDSAELIDGDMGRTNRRDEDSNSRTDRTGSVSSHENEESGTEAKQEHAKEEASTEQKETNEQKLFKIASELLHTEKAYVTRLDLLDQEFCAKLMEEANKGTFPVDVVKNIFSNISSINTFHSQFLLPDLEKRMGEWESTPRIGDILQKLTPFLKMYAEYVKNFDKAMELLKQWSDRSPQFKSIIQEIQSQEACGSLTLQHHMLEPVQRVPRYEMLLKDYLKKLPQDDPDRRDAEKSLEIIATAATHSNSAIRKSENLKKLMEIYEMLGEEEDIVHASNEFIKEGHILKLAARNTSAMERYLFLFNNMLLYCVPKFSLGGPKYTVRTRIGIDGMKVLETTNEDYPHTFQVSGKERTLELQASSEQDKAGWIKAFQETIEVFQQKNESFKTASKDVEEVSNAELGKRAPRWIRDNEVTMCMKCKENFNALTRRRHHCRACGYVVCWKCSDNKVPLEYDGNKVNKVCRDCYSILTGETIAEGKKKGILEIEAAQFTGSSIMCGFLQYCEKNKPWQKVWCVIPEKECLVLYLYGAPQDVKAQSTIPLLGYSVDDNSRPAEPQASFRLSQSKSVHSFAAESEELKQRWLKVIRVAVTGEVPERPHANGSNMADGAAQEAASDSS comes from the exons ATGGAGTGCGTTTTAGAACCTAACCCGATCTACACGATCAAAGCTCGAGCATTATGTACAGTTATGCTATTTTCACTGGTCTTACAACCACTGTGGACTACTTGGGGAGCAAACATTGGAGATTTCAACTGGAGTGGTACAATAGCGGAAG AGAGCAACGATAACGTGGCGTGTTTCCAGTCCAAGTGTGCCGATGAAGAAGCCTGTGTGCCTGTGAAAATTGAGCCCTCCACAG AGAGGAACGATGATGTGGTGTGCTTCCAGTCCAAGTGTGCTGATGAAGAAGCCTGTGTGACTGTGAAAAGTGAGCCCTCCACAG CTGCAGATAGTAGTCCGTCATGCCCGCACAGTAGTAAATCcagcgtgcatgtgtgtctgaCTCGAGCAAGCAGTGAGGGCAGCGAGAGAAGCCGGGCCGGCGTCAATGGAAGGAGTTCTGGCAAGAGGCCGCTGTCACAGACCAAACCGCCAG TGCCTCCCAAGCCAGCATACCTTCAGAGCCCGGTGACAGAGCTCTCATCCTCACTGGCTCACAACCAGAAACCCCAATTTAGACCGGggatggaggagggaggaggtggaggaagaAGGGGGGCGACAAACCGGGAGAGAGTGAGAGTCAAACACTCCAAAGTATCAGACCTCATCAGCCAATTTGAGGAGAACAG CAACACGGTCAACAAGAGGGACAGCTCGTCTTTCAAACAGACCAACAAGTCAGCCAACTGCAGCCCCGCCGCACACCGGAACTCCCACAAGTTGACGGAAGCGGCCAAGATTGAGGAGAACCACTCCACATTAGAAGTGGCCTCTTTGTCATCCCAAGTGCAGGATGCTCATATACCCGCAGCTAACGGGGTGCTAGAGCAGATGGAGCaggacaaggaggaggagaaaaagccATGCAATGGTGAAATAGTGCAAATAGACAGTGCAGAGCTCATTGATGGAGATATGGGACGCACAAACAGGAGGGACGAGGACTCGAATTCACGCACGGACAGGACTGGTTCGGTTAGTTCCCATGAGAATGAGGAGAGTGGAACTGAAGCCAAACAGGAACATGCAAAAGAAGAGGCGAGCACAGAGCAGAAG GAGACAAATGAGCAGAAACTGTTTAAGATTGCCAGTGAGCTCTTGCACACAGAGAAGGCCTACGTTACGAGACTCGACTTGCTGGATCAG GAATTTTGTGCCAAGCTCATGGAGGAGGCAAATAAAGGAACATTCCCTGTGGATGTAGTGAAAAACATCTTCTCCAACATCTCCTCCATCAATACTTTTCATAGTCAGTTTTTGCTTCCTGACTTAGAGAAACGGATGGGAGAATG GGAGTCCACCCCTCGCATTGGAGATATCCTGCAGAAGCTCACACCCTTCCTCAAAATGTATGCGGAATACGTGAAGAACTTTGACAAGGCCATGGAGCTGCTGAAACAGTGGAGTGACCGATCTCCGCAGTTTAAGTCCATCATTCAGGAGATACAG AGTCAAGAGGCTTGTGGCAGCCTTACACTTCAGCATCACATGTTGGAGCCTGTCCAGAGAGTGCCTCGATACGAGATGCTCCTCAAAGACTACCTGAAGAAACTTCCTCAGGACGACCCTGACAGACGGGATGCAGAAa AATCCTTAGAAATCATCGCCACAGCAGCAACTCACTCCAACAGTGCCATTCGGAAATCT gaaaatctgaagaaattgaTGGAAATTTACGAGATGCtcggggaggaggaggacattGTTCATGCCTCTAACGAGTTCATCAAAGAAGGTCACATACTGAAGCTGGCAGCCAGGAACACTTCAGCCATGGAGAGATATCTCTTCCTG ttcAACAACATGCTACTGTATTGCGTACCCAAATTCAGCCTGGGAGGACCCAAGTACACGGTTAGGACGCGGATCGGCATCGATGGGATGAAAGTTCTGGAAACCACCAATGAGGACTACCCTCACACCTTCCAGGTTTCAGGGAAGGAAAGGACTTTAGAGCTACAAGCCAG ctCAGAGCAGGACAAGGCGGGCTGGATCAAG GCATTCCAAGAGACTATTGAGGTCTTCCAGCAAAAAAACGAGTCGTTCAAGACTGCATCCAAGGATGTGGAGGAGGTTTCG AATGCTGAGCTGGGGAAGCGTGCTCCTCGCTGGATACGAGACAATGAAGTGACAATGTGCATGAAATGTAAAGAAAATTTTAATGCCCTTACACGGCGGAGACATCACTGCAGAGCTTGTGGCTAT GTGGTGTGCTGGAAATGCTCCGACAACAAGGTGCCGCTGGAGTACGATGGCAACAAAGTGAACAAAGTGTGCAGGGACTGTTATTCCATCCTAACAGGAGAAACAATTGCGGAGGGCAAGAAGAAAGGCATCCTGGAG attgagGCAGCTCAGTTCACAGGCAGCAGCATCATGTGTGGCTTCTTGCAGTACTGTGAGAAGAACAAACCTTGGCAGAAGGTGTGGTGTGTTATACCTGAGAAGGAGTGTCTGGTGCTCTACCTCTACGGAGCTCCTCAG GACGTGAAGGCCCAGAGCACGATCCCGCTGCTCGGCTATTCGGTGGACGACAACAGCCGCCCCGCAGAGCCCCAGGCCAGCTTCCGCCTCTCCCAGTCCAAGTCCGTCCACAGTTTTGCCGCTGAGAGCGAGGAGCTCAAGCAGCGCTGGCTCAAAGTGATCCGCGTGGCCGTGACGGGCGAAGTGCCCGAGCGCCCTCACGCCAATGGCAGCAACATGGCGGACGGCGCCGCGCAGGAAGCGGCCTCGGACAGCTCGTAA
- the fgd4a gene encoding FYVE, RhoGEF and PH domain-containing protein 4a isoform X5 — protein MKRRRKYWFWRRKESNDNVACFQSKCADEEACVPVKIEPSTERNDDVVCFQSKCADEEACVTVKSEPSTAADSSPSCPHSSKSSVHVCLTRASSEGSERSRAGVNGRSSGKRPLSQTKPPVPPKPAYLQSPVTELSSSLAHNQKPQFRPGMEEGGGGGRRGATNRERVRVKHSKVSDLISQFEENSNTVNKRDSSSFKQTNKSANCSPAAHRNSHKLTEAAKIEENHSTLEVASLSSQVQDAHIPAANGVLEQMEQDKEEEKKPCNGEIVQIDSAELIDGDMGRTNRRDEDSNSRTDRTGSVSSHENEESGTEAKQEHAKEEASTEQKETNEQKLFKIASELLHTEKAYVTRLDLLDQEFCAKLMEEANKGTFPVDVVKNIFSNISSINTFHSQFLLPDLEKRMGEWESTPRIGDILQKLTPFLKMYAEYVKNFDKAMELLKQWSDRSPQFKSIIQEIQSQEACGSLTLQHHMLEPVQRVPRYEMLLKDYLKKLPQDDPDRRDAEKSLEIIATAATHSNSAIRKSENLKKLMEIYEMLGEEEDIVHASNEFIKEGHILKLAARNTSAMERYLFLFNNMLLYCVPKFSLGGPKYTVRTRIGIDGMKVLETTNEDYPHTFQVSGKERTLELQASSEQDKAGWIKAFQETIEVFQQKNESFKTASKDVEEVSNAELGKRAPRWIRDNEVTMCMKCKENFNALTRRRHHCRACGYVVCWKCSDNKVPLEYDGNKVNKVCRDCYSILTGETIAEGKKKGILEIEAAQFTGSSIMCGFLQYCEKNKPWQKVWCVIPEKECLVLYLYGAPQDVKAQSTIPLLGYSVDDNSRPAEPQASFRLSQSKSVHSFAAESEELKQRWLKVIRVAVTGEVPERPHANGSNMADGAAQEAASDSS, from the exons ATGAAACGGCGGCGCAAGTACTGGTTTTGGAGACGTAAAG AGAGCAACGATAACGTGGCGTGTTTCCAGTCCAAGTGTGCCGATGAAGAAGCCTGTGTGCCTGTGAAAATTGAGCCCTCCACAG AGAGGAACGATGATGTGGTGTGCTTCCAGTCCAAGTGTGCTGATGAAGAAGCCTGTGTGACTGTGAAAAGTGAGCCCTCCACAG CTGCAGATAGTAGTCCGTCATGCCCGCACAGTAGTAAATCcagcgtgcatgtgtgtctgaCTCGAGCAAGCAGTGAGGGCAGCGAGAGAAGCCGGGCCGGCGTCAATGGAAGGAGTTCTGGCAAGAGGCCGCTGTCACAGACCAAACCGCCAG TGCCTCCCAAGCCAGCATACCTTCAGAGCCCGGTGACAGAGCTCTCATCCTCACTGGCTCACAACCAGAAACCCCAATTTAGACCGGggatggaggagggaggaggtggaggaagaAGGGGGGCGACAAACCGGGAGAGAGTGAGAGTCAAACACTCCAAAGTATCAGACCTCATCAGCCAATTTGAGGAGAACAG CAACACGGTCAACAAGAGGGACAGCTCGTCTTTCAAACAGACCAACAAGTCAGCCAACTGCAGCCCCGCCGCACACCGGAACTCCCACAAGTTGACGGAAGCGGCCAAGATTGAGGAGAACCACTCCACATTAGAAGTGGCCTCTTTGTCATCCCAAGTGCAGGATGCTCATATACCCGCAGCTAACGGGGTGCTAGAGCAGATGGAGCaggacaaggaggaggagaaaaagccATGCAATGGTGAAATAGTGCAAATAGACAGTGCAGAGCTCATTGATGGAGATATGGGACGCACAAACAGGAGGGACGAGGACTCGAATTCACGCACGGACAGGACTGGTTCGGTTAGTTCCCATGAGAATGAGGAGAGTGGAACTGAAGCCAAACAGGAACATGCAAAAGAAGAGGCGAGCACAGAGCAGAAG GAGACAAATGAGCAGAAACTGTTTAAGATTGCCAGTGAGCTCTTGCACACAGAGAAGGCCTACGTTACGAGACTCGACTTGCTGGATCAG GAATTTTGTGCCAAGCTCATGGAGGAGGCAAATAAAGGAACATTCCCTGTGGATGTAGTGAAAAACATCTTCTCCAACATCTCCTCCATCAATACTTTTCATAGTCAGTTTTTGCTTCCTGACTTAGAGAAACGGATGGGAGAATG GGAGTCCACCCCTCGCATTGGAGATATCCTGCAGAAGCTCACACCCTTCCTCAAAATGTATGCGGAATACGTGAAGAACTTTGACAAGGCCATGGAGCTGCTGAAACAGTGGAGTGACCGATCTCCGCAGTTTAAGTCCATCATTCAGGAGATACAG AGTCAAGAGGCTTGTGGCAGCCTTACACTTCAGCATCACATGTTGGAGCCTGTCCAGAGAGTGCCTCGATACGAGATGCTCCTCAAAGACTACCTGAAGAAACTTCCTCAGGACGACCCTGACAGACGGGATGCAGAAa AATCCTTAGAAATCATCGCCACAGCAGCAACTCACTCCAACAGTGCCATTCGGAAATCT gaaaatctgaagaaattgaTGGAAATTTACGAGATGCtcggggaggaggaggacattGTTCATGCCTCTAACGAGTTCATCAAAGAAGGTCACATACTGAAGCTGGCAGCCAGGAACACTTCAGCCATGGAGAGATATCTCTTCCTG ttcAACAACATGCTACTGTATTGCGTACCCAAATTCAGCCTGGGAGGACCCAAGTACACGGTTAGGACGCGGATCGGCATCGATGGGATGAAAGTTCTGGAAACCACCAATGAGGACTACCCTCACACCTTCCAGGTTTCAGGGAAGGAAAGGACTTTAGAGCTACAAGCCAG ctCAGAGCAGGACAAGGCGGGCTGGATCAAG GCATTCCAAGAGACTATTGAGGTCTTCCAGCAAAAAAACGAGTCGTTCAAGACTGCATCCAAGGATGTGGAGGAGGTTTCG AATGCTGAGCTGGGGAAGCGTGCTCCTCGCTGGATACGAGACAATGAAGTGACAATGTGCATGAAATGTAAAGAAAATTTTAATGCCCTTACACGGCGGAGACATCACTGCAGAGCTTGTGGCTAT GTGGTGTGCTGGAAATGCTCCGACAACAAGGTGCCGCTGGAGTACGATGGCAACAAAGTGAACAAAGTGTGCAGGGACTGTTATTCCATCCTAACAGGAGAAACAATTGCGGAGGGCAAGAAGAAAGGCATCCTGGAG attgagGCAGCTCAGTTCACAGGCAGCAGCATCATGTGTGGCTTCTTGCAGTACTGTGAGAAGAACAAACCTTGGCAGAAGGTGTGGTGTGTTATACCTGAGAAGGAGTGTCTGGTGCTCTACCTCTACGGAGCTCCTCAG GACGTGAAGGCCCAGAGCACGATCCCGCTGCTCGGCTATTCGGTGGACGACAACAGCCGCCCCGCAGAGCCCCAGGCCAGCTTCCGCCTCTCCCAGTCCAAGTCCGTCCACAGTTTTGCCGCTGAGAGCGAGGAGCTCAAGCAGCGCTGGCTCAAAGTGATCCGCGTGGCCGTGACGGGCGAAGTGCCCGAGCGCCCTCACGCCAATGGCAGCAACATGGCGGACGGCGCCGCGCAGGAAGCGGCCTCGGACAGCTCGTAA
- the fgd4a gene encoding FYVE, RhoGEF and PH domain-containing protein 4a isoform X2, producing the protein MKRRRKYWFWRRKGKNAKMCLLCCYESNDNVACFQSKCADEEACVPVKIEPSTERNDDVVCFQSKCADEEACVTVKSEPSTAADSSPSCPHSSKSSVHVCLTRASSEGSERSRAGVNGRSSGKRPLSQTKPPVPPKPAYLQSPVTELSSSLAHNQKPQFRPGMEEGGGGGRRGATNRERVRVKHSKVSDLISQFEENSNTVNKRDSSSFKQTNKSANCSPAAHRNSHKLTEAAKIEENHSTLEVASLSSQVQDAHIPAANGVLEQMEQDKEEEKKPCNGEIVQIDSAELIDGDMGRTNRRDEDSNSRTDRTGSVSSHENEESGTEAKQEHAKEEASTEQKETNEQKLFKIASELLHTEKAYVTRLDLLDQEFCAKLMEEANKGTFPVDVVKNIFSNISSINTFHSQFLLPDLEKRMGEWESTPRIGDILQKLTPFLKMYAEYVKNFDKAMELLKQWSDRSPQFKSIIQEIQSQEACGSLTLQHHMLEPVQRVPRYEMLLKDYLKKLPQDDPDRRDAEKSLEIIATAATHSNSAIRKSENLKKLMEIYEMLGEEEDIVHASNEFIKEGHILKLAARNTSAMERYLFLFNNMLLYCVPKFSLGGPKYTVRTRIGIDGMKVLETTNEDYPHTFQVSGKERTLELQASSEQDKAGWIKAFQETIEVFQQKNESFKTASKDVEEVSNAELGKRAPRWIRDNEVTMCMKCKENFNALTRRRHHCRACGYVVCWKCSDNKVPLEYDGNKVNKVCRDCYSILTGETIAEGKKKGILEIEAAQFTGSSIMCGFLQYCEKNKPWQKVWCVIPEKECLVLYLYGAPQDVKAQSTIPLLGYSVDDNSRPAEPQASFRLSQSKSVHSFAAESEELKQRWLKVIRVAVTGEVPERPHANGSNMADGAAQEAASDSS; encoded by the exons ATGAAACGGCGGCGCAAGTACTGGTTTTGGAGACGTAAAGGTAAAAACGCAAAGATGTGTCTGCTCTGCTGCTATG AGAGCAACGATAACGTGGCGTGTTTCCAGTCCAAGTGTGCCGATGAAGAAGCCTGTGTGCCTGTGAAAATTGAGCCCTCCACAG AGAGGAACGATGATGTGGTGTGCTTCCAGTCCAAGTGTGCTGATGAAGAAGCCTGTGTGACTGTGAAAAGTGAGCCCTCCACAG CTGCAGATAGTAGTCCGTCATGCCCGCACAGTAGTAAATCcagcgtgcatgtgtgtctgaCTCGAGCAAGCAGTGAGGGCAGCGAGAGAAGCCGGGCCGGCGTCAATGGAAGGAGTTCTGGCAAGAGGCCGCTGTCACAGACCAAACCGCCAG TGCCTCCCAAGCCAGCATACCTTCAGAGCCCGGTGACAGAGCTCTCATCCTCACTGGCTCACAACCAGAAACCCCAATTTAGACCGGggatggaggagggaggaggtggaggaagaAGGGGGGCGACAAACCGGGAGAGAGTGAGAGTCAAACACTCCAAAGTATCAGACCTCATCAGCCAATTTGAGGAGAACAG CAACACGGTCAACAAGAGGGACAGCTCGTCTTTCAAACAGACCAACAAGTCAGCCAACTGCAGCCCCGCCGCACACCGGAACTCCCACAAGTTGACGGAAGCGGCCAAGATTGAGGAGAACCACTCCACATTAGAAGTGGCCTCTTTGTCATCCCAAGTGCAGGATGCTCATATACCCGCAGCTAACGGGGTGCTAGAGCAGATGGAGCaggacaaggaggaggagaaaaagccATGCAATGGTGAAATAGTGCAAATAGACAGTGCAGAGCTCATTGATGGAGATATGGGACGCACAAACAGGAGGGACGAGGACTCGAATTCACGCACGGACAGGACTGGTTCGGTTAGTTCCCATGAGAATGAGGAGAGTGGAACTGAAGCCAAACAGGAACATGCAAAAGAAGAGGCGAGCACAGAGCAGAAG GAGACAAATGAGCAGAAACTGTTTAAGATTGCCAGTGAGCTCTTGCACACAGAGAAGGCCTACGTTACGAGACTCGACTTGCTGGATCAG GAATTTTGTGCCAAGCTCATGGAGGAGGCAAATAAAGGAACATTCCCTGTGGATGTAGTGAAAAACATCTTCTCCAACATCTCCTCCATCAATACTTTTCATAGTCAGTTTTTGCTTCCTGACTTAGAGAAACGGATGGGAGAATG GGAGTCCACCCCTCGCATTGGAGATATCCTGCAGAAGCTCACACCCTTCCTCAAAATGTATGCGGAATACGTGAAGAACTTTGACAAGGCCATGGAGCTGCTGAAACAGTGGAGTGACCGATCTCCGCAGTTTAAGTCCATCATTCAGGAGATACAG AGTCAAGAGGCTTGTGGCAGCCTTACACTTCAGCATCACATGTTGGAGCCTGTCCAGAGAGTGCCTCGATACGAGATGCTCCTCAAAGACTACCTGAAGAAACTTCCTCAGGACGACCCTGACAGACGGGATGCAGAAa AATCCTTAGAAATCATCGCCACAGCAGCAACTCACTCCAACAGTGCCATTCGGAAATCT gaaaatctgaagaaattgaTGGAAATTTACGAGATGCtcggggaggaggaggacattGTTCATGCCTCTAACGAGTTCATCAAAGAAGGTCACATACTGAAGCTGGCAGCCAGGAACACTTCAGCCATGGAGAGATATCTCTTCCTG ttcAACAACATGCTACTGTATTGCGTACCCAAATTCAGCCTGGGAGGACCCAAGTACACGGTTAGGACGCGGATCGGCATCGATGGGATGAAAGTTCTGGAAACCACCAATGAGGACTACCCTCACACCTTCCAGGTTTCAGGGAAGGAAAGGACTTTAGAGCTACAAGCCAG ctCAGAGCAGGACAAGGCGGGCTGGATCAAG GCATTCCAAGAGACTATTGAGGTCTTCCAGCAAAAAAACGAGTCGTTCAAGACTGCATCCAAGGATGTGGAGGAGGTTTCG AATGCTGAGCTGGGGAAGCGTGCTCCTCGCTGGATACGAGACAATGAAGTGACAATGTGCATGAAATGTAAAGAAAATTTTAATGCCCTTACACGGCGGAGACATCACTGCAGAGCTTGTGGCTAT GTGGTGTGCTGGAAATGCTCCGACAACAAGGTGCCGCTGGAGTACGATGGCAACAAAGTGAACAAAGTGTGCAGGGACTGTTATTCCATCCTAACAGGAGAAACAATTGCGGAGGGCAAGAAGAAAGGCATCCTGGAG attgagGCAGCTCAGTTCACAGGCAGCAGCATCATGTGTGGCTTCTTGCAGTACTGTGAGAAGAACAAACCTTGGCAGAAGGTGTGGTGTGTTATACCTGAGAAGGAGTGTCTGGTGCTCTACCTCTACGGAGCTCCTCAG GACGTGAAGGCCCAGAGCACGATCCCGCTGCTCGGCTATTCGGTGGACGACAACAGCCGCCCCGCAGAGCCCCAGGCCAGCTTCCGCCTCTCCCAGTCCAAGTCCGTCCACAGTTTTGCCGCTGAGAGCGAGGAGCTCAAGCAGCGCTGGCTCAAAGTGATCCGCGTGGCCGTGACGGGCGAAGTGCCCGAGCGCCCTCACGCCAATGGCAGCAACATGGCGGACGGCGCCGCGCAGGAAGCGGCCTCGGACAGCTCGTAA